The genomic DNA CGCAGCAGCCCGACTGGCGCGGTAGGTTCCCCCCTACGAAAGTCCCCCGGTACAGCTCCCCCAGATCCATCCGCGAGTGCCCTCAGGTCCGCCGACCGGCGAGAACTGCCTAGACCGGCCCCGGACTTGGACGCTCGACCTTGGTCATGGTAACACCAGCCCTCGCGCCCCGAGACGCCGTGCAATCGCGCGCCCCAACAGGACTTTTGTCGCGGGCGGGAGCCCCACGGCCAGAAAACGTCCGCCCGGGCGGCCGGCCCGGACCGCGGGACTTCCACCGCATCGCCGGACGCTCCACGAGGAACCAGCTTCCCGCGGCAAGCGCCACCGCGCCGAACAGCGTGCCGGCGAGGAAGGGCAGCAGCCCGGCCCCGGCGATGCCGAACTGCTGCAGCAGCATCGCGACCGGCCACGCGTAGATGTAGACGCCGTAGGAGACGTCGTTCACGGCGCCGATGCGGCAGGCCCACGAGGGCGCAAGGTGCGCCGCCGCCAGCACGGCGTACGAGAGGGCGACCACGCCGACCCCGAGGAATCCGCCCGCCAGCAACGTCGCGGCCGTCGCGCCCACAGCGAGCGTCGCCGCCGGCGCCGACCACCGGATCCGCTCCGGGAAGAGCGCGGCCACGGCCCCGCAACCGAACGCCAGGTACAGCTCCGGACCGCCGCTGCCGATCGTCACCCGTTCGACCAGCCGGGCGCAGACCCCGACGTACGGCGCGAGCTGGACGACGACCAGCACCACCGCGAGCAGCGCCGGCAACGCGCGGCGGGCGCGCGAGCGCAGCAGCCCCAGCGCCATCGCCGCGGCTACGCCGAGGTAGCACAGGCATTCGAAGAAGAGGCTCCACAGGCTGCCGTTCACCGCGTCGACGCCGTGCACCTGCCCGTACGCGCTGCCGACGAAGACGCCGTCGATGCCGTAATCGGAGATGTGGAGGGCGCCATTGCGCAGCACGTACGCCGCGGGGCCCTGGGCGCCGAGATGCCAGTATCCGGCGAGACCGTCGTGGCTGGCCGCGTACGAGATCGGCCCCACGACCAGCGCGCCGACCAGCAGGACCACCCAGAAGGCCGGCAGGATCCGCAGCGCGCGGCGCCACAGGAACGCCCGGACGCTGCCCGACGCGCCGCTGCGCGTGATGAGAAAACCGCTGATCGCGAAGAATCCGAGGACCGCGAGGTCCCCGAGGTCGGCCTGGCCCCGAAAGAGGCGGTACGTCGGGTCGGCTCCGAACCCGCCGATCGGGAAGGCATGCGAGACGATCACGGCGCTCGCCATGACCAGCCGCAGCAACCCGAAGGCATTGGCCGCCCGCGACGGTGGCAGGCCGACGGAAGACGCGCTGGTCATAGATCCCCCTGACGTCGCGACCCGGCCCTCGACGCGAGCGAGGGACCCCCCTCGGGAACCTTACGTCGCGTGAAGGTTCAACCCTCACGCAGCGTAACAGTTACCGGCAGGGGCGGCCGCGTGAGCGCGTGGGGCGGGGGAGGCGCGTGGGATTAGCCCCGCGGCGATTCGTGCCGGTGCCGCTCGGCCTGGTAGCGCAGCGTGCGGGCGAACTCCTCGGCCATCGCGGCCCGCTCCCGCAGCTTCGTCAGCCGCTCGTCGGCGTCGGCGATGTACGCGTCCAGGCGACGCAGGTCGTCGGCCCGGTTGGACCCCGACGCCTCCCGCACGGCGTACGACCGGTCGCTGTCCGGCATCCACGGCCCGCCGAGCTCGTCGAGGGTCGTGAGCAGGTCGGCCATCTCCTCCAGCGTGTAGCCGAGCGGCTTCATCCGCTTAATGACCAGGAGGCGGGCGACCTCGGCGGCCGTATACATCCGGAATCCGCCCGTCGTGCGCGCCGAAGGGACGACCAGGCCGGTCTCGTCGTAGTGCCGGATCGTGCGCAGGCTCAGGCCCGTTCGTTCGGCTACCTCGCCGATCTTCATCGTGGCGCCAGAGTCCAGCACGTCGCCTCAGGTTCCCTTGCTCGCAGTCCTTGCTCACGGATTCCTGGAGCATAGTGATCCCCGACCGATGCAGGTCCGATCCTCGGTCGCCGACACGGCGATTCGGCCCCCGCCGGACTGCCAGGATGGGGGCATGACCTCATCGCGAGCGGGCACAGTGGCCCAGCCCCAGGACCTCGTTGACGTCGCGCATCTCGTCACGGCGTACTACACGCAGCACCCCGACCCGGAGAACATCGACCAGCAGGTGGCGTTCGGCACCTCGGGGCATCGCGGCTCCAGCCTGAAGACCGCCTTCAACGAGGACCACATCCTCGCGACGACGCAGGCCATCGTCGACTACCGGCGGCAGCAGGGCTTCGACGGTCCCCTGTTCATCGGCCGGGACACCCACGGCCTGTCCGAGCCGGCCTGGGCCAGCGCGCTGGAGGTGCTCGCGGCTAACGAGGTGACGGTGCTGGTCGACGACCACGACGGTTACACCCCCACCCCGGCCGTGAGCCACGCGATCCTCGTGGCCAACCGCGGCAAGATCCGCGGCGTGGACGACCTGCCCGCGAACGCCGGGCTCGCCGACGGGATCGTGGTCACGCCCTCGCACAACCCGCCCAGCGACGGCGGGTTCAAGTACAACCCGCCGCACGGCGGGCCCGCCGACACCGACGCCACGAAGTGGATCGCGGCGGCGGCGAACGCCTACATCAAGGCGGGCCTCGAGGGGGTCAAGCGGATTCCGTTCGCGCGGGCCCGGGCCGCGGCGACGGCGTACGACTTCCTGGGCCGCTACGTCGACGACCTGCCCCACGTGGTCGACATCGCCAAGATCAAGGAGGCCGGGCTGCACATCGGGGCCGACCCGCTCGGCGGGGCGAGCGTCGAATACTGGGGCGCCATCGCGGAGCGGCACGGCATCGACCTCACGGTCATCAACCCGCTGGTCGACGCCACCTGGCGGTTCATGACGCTGGACTGGGACGAGAAGATCCGGATGGACTGCTCCTCCCCCTCGGCGATGGCGAGCCTCATCGAGAACCGCGCCGCCTTCCAGATCAGCACCGGCAACGACGCCGACTCCGACCGGCACGGCATCGTCACCCCCGACGCGGGCCTGATGAACCCGAACCACTACCTGGCGGTGGCGATCCAATACCTGTACGGCGGGGGGCGCCCCGCCTGGCCCGCCGACGGCTTCATCGGCAAGACCCTGGTCAGCTCCTCGATGATCGACCGCGTCGCCGCCGACCTCGGCCGCAAGCTCGTGGAGGTGCCGGTGGGCTTCAAGTGGTTCGTGCCCGGCCTGCTCGACGGGTCCGGCCCGTTCGGTGGCGAGGAGTCCGCGGGCGCGAGCTTCCTGCGCTTCGACGGCAGCGTGTGGACCACCGACAAGGACGGCATCATCCTCGCGCTGCTGGCCAGCGAGATCCTCGCGGCGACCGGCAAGTCCCCGAGCGAGCACTACGCGGAGCTGGTCGCCAAGCACGGCGAGCCGGCGTACGCGCGGGTCGACGCCCCCGCGAACCGCGAGGAGAAGGCCAAGCTCGGCGCGCTCACCCCGGCCGCGGTCACGGCCAGCGAGCTGGCGGGCGAGCCGATCACGGCCAAGCTCACCGAGGCCCCGGGCAACGGGGCGAAGATCGGCGGCCTCAAGGTCACCACGGAGAGCGCCTGGTTCGCCGCTCGGCCGTCCGGGACCGAGGACGTCTACAAGATCTACGCCGAGTCCTTCAAGGGCCCGGACCACCTGGCGCAGGTCCAGGAACAGGCCCGCGAGGTCGTCTCGGCGGCCCTGTCGTCGTGACCGGATCGGACGGCGAGCCGGTCGATCTGCCGGAGCCGGACGAACCCATGGGCGCGGGAGACCTCCCCGCGCCCATGGGGCGGCTCATCGTCGTGACCGGGCCGATGGGCCCGGGCTGCCATCGGCTCGCCTGGGCCATGGCCCGTCGGCTGGACCAGTCCGTCGTGGTCGACGGGCCCATCCTCGCGGCGATGGTCGCCTCGGAACACGCCTCGGGTGCGGACGAACTCGGGACGATCCGCACGGCCCTGCTGCGCTATTGCGCCCAGATCGCGCTGGCCGAGACCTACCGCCGCGCCGGCTACGACGTACTGGTCGTGGAGGACCTCCCGGAGCGCCGGCTGGCGGACTTCCGGGACCTGTGCAGCCCCGACGAGATCCACCTCATCGTGCTCGACGGCACCGAGGAGACCTACCCGCTCGGGCTGCGGCTGCTCTCGACCGAGGACGTCGATGCCCAGGCCGTGGCCGTGCTGGCCCGCCTGCAGGAGTCCCTGCTCCCGGCGCTCGACTGAAGCCCAGGGCGACGAGCGAGGCTCAGAAGAGCGCGCTCATCAGGGCCCGCCTGGCCTTGGCCACCCGCTCGTCGGCGGTGCCGACCACCTCGAACAGGCCCAGCAGGTGGGTCCGCACCCGGTCCCGGTCCTCGTCCACGGTCGCCCGGATCAGGTCCACGAGCCGCGCGAACGCGTCCTCCACATGGCCGCCGGACAGGTCCAGGTCGGCGACCAACAGCTGCGCGTCGATGTCGCGTGGGTCGGCGGCGGCCGCGGCCCGCGCTGCGGGGGCGTCCACCGTGGCCACGCGCTGCAGGAGCTGCACCTGCGCGAGACCGGCCTTCGCGTCCGCGTCGGCCGGGTTGTCCTTGAGGGCCTGCTCGTACGCCGTGACCGCCGCCGCGTAGTCGCCGCGCTCGATGGCGTCGTACGCCGTCGCATGCGCCACCGGCAGGTCGGGTCCGCCCGCCTCGACGTCGCCCTCGGCGACCCCGGCATCGAACCGGCCGGTGACGCCGTGCTGCGCCGCTAGCTGCAGGACCTGCGCCACGACGGCGTCGAGCTGGGCCACCGGCTGCACGCCGGGGAACAGCGGCACGGGCTGGGCGGCGATGATCGCCAGGGTGACCGGGACCTGCTGCACCTGGAACGCCTGCGCGGTGCCCGGCGCCTTGCGGATGTCCACCGAGCACACCCGAAGCCGGCCGGCGACCCGCTCGGCCGCGGCGACGGCGTTGTCCAGCGCCTGCTTCGTCTGGGCCGCCTGCCCGTCCCACAGGACGAAGAGGGCCGGTACGTCGCGGGTGAGCAGGATCGCCTCTTCGAGGTTGGCGTCCGTGACGTCGAGGGTGATCCCGGAGGCCGCGCCGGCGGCCGAGGGGGTGGGGGCGGGGCGGCCCAGGGCGGACAGGTCGACGGCGCCGCGTAGGGAGGGCGAGGATCCGGGCAAGCTCATGGCGCCATTCTTGCCCAGGAGGATGCGCCCGGGAAACTCGGGGAACCGGCCCCGCGGGAGCCGTCAGATGCCGCCGGTGCCCGTCCTGCCGGCAAGGCCTCGCCGGCCCTCCGGGAGGCCCTCCCTTGGCCGGCTCAGTAGCCGGAGGCCCCGGTGATCTGCTCGGTGGCCGCGACGAGCCGCGCCTTGCCCTGCTTCGGCACGGTGAAGATCAGGCTCTGCGAAACCTGGGTGCGGACCTGCTGCACGAGGACGGTGCGGTTGGGGACGAGTGCGGAGAAGTACGGCGTCGGCTGCATCTGCTGGCCCGGCTTGATGAGGTAGTCGCTGACCCGCTCGATGGCACCGAGCACCAGTGTGTCCCCGTTGAGCTCCCGGAAGGCCACGACCGGATCGGGGCGCACCTGGAAGGTTTGGGTGAAGTCGGCCTGGCTGGCCACCGCTTTCTTCGCCGCCTCGGCGCGCGAGTGGAGCTGTTCCGCGAAGGTGTCCGACTCGTACGGCGCGTCGTCCTTCGGCGCGGCCAAGCCCTCGGCGTAGCTCTTGAGCAGGTCGGCCGGCTTGAGATCCATGTCGGCGCCGTTGGTCACCACCCGGGCGCCGTCTCCGAGGCCGGGGAA from Austwickia sp. includes the following:
- a CDS encoding tetratricopeptide repeat protein; translation: MSLPGSSPSLRGAVDLSALGRPAPTPSAAGAASGITLDVTDANLEEAILLTRDVPALFVLWDGQAAQTKQALDNAVAAAERVAGRLRVCSVDIRKAPGTAQAFQVQQVPVTLAIIAAQPVPLFPGVQPVAQLDAVVAQVLQLAAQHGVTGRFDAGVAEGDVEAGGPDLPVAHATAYDAIERGDYAAAVTAYEQALKDNPADADAKAGLAQVQLLQRVATVDAPAARAAAAADPRDIDAQLLVADLDLSGGHVEDAFARLVDLIRATVDEDRDRVRTHLLGLFEVVGTADERVAKARRALMSALF
- a CDS encoding acyltransferase, yielding MTSASSVGLPPSRAANAFGLLRLVMASAVIVSHAFPIGGFGADPTYRLFRGQADLGDLAVLGFFAISGFLITRSGASGSVRAFLWRRALRILPAFWVVLLVGALVVGPISYAASHDGLAGYWHLGAQGPAAYVLRNGALHISDYGIDGVFVGSAYGQVHGVDAVNGSLWSLFFECLCYLGVAAAMALGLLRSRARRALPALLAVVLVVVQLAPYVGVCARLVERVTIGSGGPELYLAFGCGAVAALFPERIRWSAPAATLAVGATAATLLAGGFLGVGVVALSYAVLAAAHLAPSWACRIGAVNDVSYGVYIYAWPVAMLLQQFGIAGAGLLPFLAGTLFGAVALAAGSWFLVERPAMRWKSRGPGRPPGRTFSGRGAPARDKSPVGARDCTASRGARAGVTMTKVERPSPGPV
- a CDS encoding alpha-D-glucose phosphate-specific phosphoglucomutase; translated protein: MTSSRAGTVAQPQDLVDVAHLVTAYYTQHPDPENIDQQVAFGTSGHRGSSLKTAFNEDHILATTQAIVDYRRQQGFDGPLFIGRDTHGLSEPAWASALEVLAANEVTVLVDDHDGYTPTPAVSHAILVANRGKIRGVDDLPANAGLADGIVVTPSHNPPSDGGFKYNPPHGGPADTDATKWIAAAANAYIKAGLEGVKRIPFARARAAATAYDFLGRYVDDLPHVVDIAKIKEAGLHIGADPLGGASVEYWGAIAERHGIDLTVINPLVDATWRFMTLDWDEKIRMDCSSPSAMASLIENRAAFQISTGNDADSDRHGIVTPDAGLMNPNHYLAVAIQYLYGGGRPAWPADGFIGKTLVSSSMIDRVAADLGRKLVEVPVGFKWFVPGLLDGSGPFGGEESAGASFLRFDGSVWTTDKDGIILALLASEILAATGKSPSEHYAELVAKHGEPAYARVDAPANREEKAKLGALTPAAVTASELAGEPITAKLTEAPGNGAKIGGLKVTTESAWFAARPSGTEDVYKIYAESFKGPDHLAQVQEQAREVVSAALSS
- a CDS encoding MerR family transcriptional regulator — protein: MKIGEVAERTGLSLRTIRHYDETGLVVPSARTTGGFRMYTAAEVARLLVIKRMKPLGYTLEEMADLLTTLDELGGPWMPDSDRSYAVREASGSNRADDLRRLDAYIADADERLTKLRERAAMAEEFARTLRYQAERHRHESPRG